A stretch of Brassica rapa cultivar Chiifu-401-42 chromosome A08, CAAS_Brap_v3.01, whole genome shotgun sequence DNA encodes these proteins:
- the LOC103836542 gene encoding receptor-like protein 54, with protein MKLHLAVFSITCCIYVTSSPVPPRPDQVELLLAFKNEFPSRSCDPIWNTLDVVNHSPNISSWTKEGVSFDGVVFDNATGAVTELNLGGACISGTIQANSSLFRFQHLRYLRLFINHFDSSPLPSGFGRLTSLEYLDLSQNGFTGEVPSSISNLSRLTFLDLSRNKLTGRFPHVHNLTLLSSIDLSYNHFSGTIPSNLFTTMLSLDYLDLRQNHLKDPLETMTSSPSSKLVHLDMAKNLFSSRILEPISKLPNLTHLDLSFQNTTTYTINFDFLSFKSLEYLDLSGNSVSVLNTSSKNLSFLILSSCNLTEFPTFIKTSRNLEVLDVSKNRLKGKVPEWLWKLPSLSHANLSHNSFSGSPKVLLNSSLSELDLSSNTFHGSFPIIPHTIKVMAASNNNFSGGIPLTLCQASQLRLLDLSHNSFSGSIHRCLTNVSVLKLRNNDLTGRLPDIDSRILVILDVGHNQISGKLPRSVVV; from the coding sequence ATGAAACTGCATTTGGCCGTATTCTCCATTACTTGTTGCATCTATGTGACCAGCTCCCCGGTTCCTCCTCGTCCGGACCAAGTTGAGCTTCTTTTAGCTTTCAAGAACGAGTTTCCATCCCGCAGCTGCGACCCTATCTGGAACACGCTGGATGTTGTAAACCATAGTCCAAATATAAGCTCTTGGACCAAAGAAGGTGTTTCCTTCGATGGAGTTGTGTTTGATAACGCCACAGGTGCGGTCACAGAGCTAAACCTTGGTGGTGCATGTATCAGTGGCACCATCCAGGCTAATAGTAGCCTCTTCCGGTTCCAACACCTCAGGTACCTCCGTCTCTTTATCAACCACTTTGACTCGTCCCCACTCCCCTCCGGATTTGGCAGACTCACCAGCTTGGAATATTTAGATCTTAGCCAAAATGGTTTTACCGGAGAAGTTCCATCATCAATCAGTAACCTAAGCCGCTTAACCTTCTTGGACCTTTCACGTAACAAGCTCACCGGTCGGTTTCCCCATGTACATAATCTAACACTTCTTTCTTCTATAGACCTTTCTTATAACCACTTCTCTGGAACCATTCCTTCTAATCTATTCACCACCATGCTTTCCCTAGATTATCTTGATTTGCGCCAAAACCATCTTAAAGACCCTCTTGAAACCATGACTTCTTCTCCAAGTTCCAAGCTTGTGCATCTAGACATGGCCAAGAATCTTTTTAGTTCTCGAATCCTAGAACCTATCTCAAAGCTACCAAACCTCACACACCTAGACCTATCTTTTCAAAACACAACAACCTACACCATCAACTTCGATTTCTTGTCCTTCAAGTCTCTAGAGTATTTGGATCTTTCCGGAAATAGTGTGTCAGTGCTTAATACCTCTTCCAAAAACTTGTCGTTTCTAATCTTGTCCAGCTGCAACCTCACTGAGTTCCCAACGTTTATAAAGACCTCAAGGAACTTGGAGGTATTAGACGTTTCCAAGAATAGGCTCAAAGGAAAAGTTCCTGAATGGTTATGGAAACTTCCTTCTTTGAGCCATGCAAATCTCTCTCACAACTCCTTCAGTGGTTCGCCAAAAGTGCTCCTTAACTCGTCTCTCTCCGAGTTGGATTTGAGTTCAAACACCTTCCACGGCTCCTTTCCTATTATCCCACACACCATCAAGGTCATGGCTGCATCAAATAACAATTTCTCCGGAGGCATACCTCTCACACTCTGCCAAGCATCTCAGCTGAGACTCCTCGATCTATCACACAACAGTTTCAGTGGGTCAATCCACCGATGCTTGACAAATGTATCTGTGTTGAAACTCCGTAACAACGACCTCACTGGGAGACTTCCTGACATAGATAGCCGTATACTAGTAATACTTGACGTTGGCCACAATCAAATAAGTGGGAAGCTTCCGAGGTCTGTTGTTGTTTAA
- the LOC103836541 gene encoding general transcription factor IIH subunit 2 → MSNQRKRPNGEREEDDEEDDAEGIGQWERAYVDDRSWEALQEDESGLLRPIDTSAIYHAQYRRRLRMLSAAAAGTRIQKGLIRYLYIVIDFSRAAAETDFRPSRMAIMAKHVEAFIREFFDQNPLSQIGLVSIKNGIAHTLTDLGGSPESHIQALMGKLEAAGDSSLQNALELVHEHLNQIPSYGHREVLILYSALSTSDPGDIMETIQKCKKSRLRCSVIGLSAEMFICKHLCQETGGLYSVAVDEVHLKDLLLEHAPPPPAIAEFAISNLIKMGFPQRAAEGSMAICSCHKEVKIGAGYTCPRCKARVCELPTECTICGLTLVSSPHLARSYHHLFPIAPFDEVPTLTSANDPRRKLGKSCFGCQQSLLGAGNKPGPCVTCRKCKHYFCLDCDIYIHESLHNCPGCESIHRPKSVSLMEE, encoded by the exons ATGAGTAATCAGAGAAAGAGACCCAacggagaaagagaagaagacgacgagGAGGACGATGCGGAAGGTATCGGCCAGTGGGAGAGAGCTTACGTTGACGACAGATCCTGGGAGGCCTTGCAAGAGGACGAGTCTGGGCTTCTACGGCCGATTGACACCAGTGCCATTTACCATGCTCAGTATCGCCGCCGCCTCCGCATGCTCTCCGCCGCCGCAGCTGGTACTCGCATCCAGAAGGGGCTTATTCGCTATTTATACATCGTCATTGACTTCTCTCGG GCAGCTGCGGAAACAGATTTCAGACCAAGCCGTATGGCCATAATGGCGAAACATGTTGAAGCATTCATTAGAGAGTTCTTTGACCAGAATCCTCTCAGTCAAATCGGTCTGGTCTCTATAAAAAACGGAATCGCGCATACCCTAACAGATCTTGGTGGAAGCCCTGAGTCGCACATACAAGCGTTGATGGGAAAGCTGGAAGCCGCGGGCGACTCCTCTTTGCAGAACGCCCTGGAGCTTGTGCATGAGCATCTCAACCAGATCCCATCTTATGGTCATCGCGAGGTTCTGATACTGTATTCAGCTCTAAGCACCTCTGATCCGGGAGATATCATGGAGACCATTCAGAAATGCAAGAAATCAAGATTAAGATGTTCTGTTATTGGACTCTCTGCAGAGATGTTTATATGCAAACACCTATGCCAAGAAACTGGTGGATTGTATTCCGTTGCAGTAGATGAGGTGCATCTAAAGGATCTTCTGCTCGAACATGCGCCTCCACCTCCGGCAATAGCAGAATTTGCAATATCTAATCTGATCAAGATGGGTTTCCCACAAAGAGCTGCTGAGGGTTCAATGGCGATCTGTTCGTGTCATAAGGAAGTTAAGATCGGAGCTGGTTACACGTGCCCGAGATGCAAAGCTCGTGTATGTGAGCTACCTACGGAATGCACCATATGTGGTCTGACGCTTGTTTCGTCACCGCATCTTGCTAGATCATACCATCATCTCTTCCCAATTGCTCCGTTTGATGAGGTTCCTACTCTTACAAGTGCGAATGATCCCCGGAGGAAACTGGGAAAGAGTTGTTTTGGTTGTCAACAGAGCTTACTTGGTGCAG GGAACAAACCGGGACCATGCGTAACATGTCGTAAATGCAAGCACTATTTCTGTCTGGACTGCGACATATACATCCACGAGAGCTTACACAACTGTCCTGGCTGCGAGAGCATTCACCGTCCTAAATCTGTTTCCTTGATGGAAGAATGA